A stretch of DNA from Sugiyamaella lignohabitans strain CBS 10342 chromosome B, complete sequence:
CCTCGCCTCCCTTTCTTTTCTCCTTAGTTTTCTTATGGGCCTGGCTGCGGGCATTGATATCACCGGTGACGTATTGGAACGATCGCGGAACTGGGATCCCTGATTTCaggaaaaatattttcaaattgCGGGCTTTATCCTTCAACTGAACCTGATTTCTATCCTTGAGGACTTCGGAAATCGAGCCTCCGGGACCGTAAAGTTCTAAGATTTGACTCCAATATGGACCGTCAACAGCGTCAAGGCCCTGAATAAGagcctcttcctcttcatttGTCCAGGGTCTCCTAGCATAAACAATACTACCAGTTTTTCCAGGCACTGTAGATGGTGAGCTATTTTCAGGTTTCTCATTAAATGATGTGGTGGAATTTGATGCCATAAGCTTTCGTGCTGCTTTGTAAGCCATTAACGAGTCAGAATAGTTACTCTCATCACTTTCAGTTCCTTGATTGCTGGTTGAGTTTAACATATTGTCCGGCCTAGCAGGAAATGCTGTTGAAGGCTGTGTACCATGACTATTCCAAACTTGTACAATTGGTTTCTTAGATGTAGTAATAGACTCCGATCCACTGTTTACCGTAGCGCCCGCTGAAATCCCCTGTGTTACTATTGGCAGTGTAGCTCCGCTGTTGCCATTGTACACCTGTGCCACTTGATTATGGGCTTTCCCTGTATACTCCGTCAATTCCTTCAGAAAAGAAAGCCATTGATATGTCTGAGCCAGAGTTTCCGAAGACTCTTCTGATTCCAGTCTCGAGCGTCGTCGTTTACATTTCGTTATGAATTCCTCTTCACTTGGAGATAATGATTTTCTGTCTGGTCGAAAGCTATAAAGCACCTGCTCGAGATTTTCAGGAAATAAATCATTCAAGACGTCGgttttggatttttcattttggcCCAGTGCTGAAATATACGCCTGGGTCTTGAGATCAAGAAATAAGCTTGCAAGGGGCTTCAGCAATTTTCCGTTTTCAGGCACAAACGTTTCAAGAAAATACTCATTCAAATGATAAAATCCAACCTCGATAGAACCAAAAACTGCAGCTAGAAAAGTTACAAGGTTGGCACGCTGAACAATTTGTTTGGTGCTTCGTGAAGTGTTGTCAAGACCCTCaatagaagaagacaaaaaCTGCTCATCACTAAAAACCAATTTGGTTCgctgaaaaatatcaagtAACATTGAGTAAGCTATACCCCGATTGCTCTTGGGTTGAGTGACAATATTTAGAGTATCTTGGTATGAATTCTTGCCCAATAATAAGTCCAATATTTGCGTTGCGAGACTCCCAATTACTGTCAAAGCTCCTACACGAATAAGAATTTTGGCTTCCTTGTCCTCCTCACCCAGATCCCGACTATCCACAACTAGTATGTCATCTGAATCACCATTTGGCTTGGCGCCTTTTGATATGCCAGTTATTACCGGTTCTTCCTCCGTTTCTCCAACGAGAGCTTTATCAACAGCCAAGTTCTCTATTGTCATATCCGATTTCTTTGCAGTTGCTGACGCTGTTGTTGTCTGTGTAGCTTCCTGGGCTTTACTGATCAATGGGTCCACATTGCTGCTTTCCAATGTAACGTGAGTTGCAAATGTCTCCGATGAGCCTCCGGGTATATGCTTCGGTTCGCTTAAGCTTGTAGTACTGTGTTCTCCTTCAATTGGTTGGAAAGCTGAATGTGTCACAGCCGGAGTCTCGGCGTCGTTACCCACACTTTCTTGCACACTTTGTAAATGCTGTGTGAGGAATCGAAGTTGATCAGCTTCATTCATTTCCAGAAGCTTTGAAAAATCTTCTTGTGGGCCAACTGGATTTAATGGGGGTTGTGTATCTTCAGCTGGCTTTTCCCCGGCTAACTTCTGATTCAGTTCAGAAAAGGCATTCTTCAGTTCTTCGTCTCTGGCTTGGTCACTTGCCTTGTCAGCCTCTTCATAATCCTTATTGTGCTTTTTCGTGTCGGGCTGATCCAATGTGTTGTCAACGTCATCCAACGGCCGCTTTTCTGGGTGCCTGAAGTCGCTTTCATTATTATCCAGTCCCAGAATTTGCGGGTTACTCTGAGCTAGTTGATGGTTATTCTCGGATGAATCAACATGGTCATTTGCGACGATAGCTACTGAGGCAGCCTCTACCTGTTCTTGAAGGGCACTggcatttttttctatCAGTTCGATTAATTCTTGTTCGGACAGAGGGTGTGAATTGGGGTCATGCTGATCGACCCCATCACTGTGGTTGTCAAAATTCATGGCAACTTATTGCCTGAAACTACAGAGTTAGATCGTCGCGTTAATTATAGAGAATGATGGAATGATAGAAAAATTGCGGAACTCAAAAATGCACTcctatcttatcttatctacCGTGGGTCATCTTGATTAGGGCTTGCGTTGTTAGGGCTATTTGAGATTTCAAAAATTATTTGTTATCGTGATGTTAGGGTTTTGCTGTTGACCCCAAACAGACGTAGTAGCACAAAATGCTGTCATATAGCTGGTTGCAGTAAGGACCAATTTCTCGAGGTTGTTAAAAAATAGTTATAACTTGTAAGGAACATAGTTACTATTAAAAAGTGTAATAAATTGTAGAGTTTCTAATTGTATAGAAATAGCATGGCTTAACATCGAAATTCTCAAAATAGACGGGTGGGTGCAGTAGGCAGACTATATACTATCTATCAACTTCGTTCTTTCTGTGTAACCTAAAAGCGATTCTATATCTCTATTATGGAATAGGCGCTGCTTGCCATGTTCACCCACGAAATTTCGGATACTAGTATAAAACCTATTGATCAGAGGGAATGCAAATCCTGTGTCAGAAACAGGGGTTTTTATTCGGTCTTCAATTCATGGCGGTATAGAGCTCTCTCGTTGGGAGGGAGGTCTCCTTACATATTGATGCGGTTTGTTGAGTGTTTTGGGTTATATGTCGGCAAAAGCAATTATGAGTCAACTCAGGATGACTAGTAGTCATCCTTCCCAAAATGGAAGTGGGTGAGTCTTTCTGAGGCAAACTGCTAACAACCAATTAGACAAAAGACATTCTTATCAAACTACCGGTAATATATAACCTAGGCAAATTGAAACCACAGACCATATCACTGTCATCACTCAATATTACcaataatattttgataCCTAAAATTATGATTGGTAGACTATCTAAAGGAGTTTTGAGCAGTTCTCACCATGCAATTGCTTTGTTCCACACAGGAATCCCGGCTTTTCATAGCGTCAGTACAACAGTAACTGCTGGTTCTTCCGCTCTTAACGAAACTATTGTCCCCCCTGCGACTACATCCTCAGATCTCAGTACCCTGCTTCAAAATGTAAGAGATAACACGAAGGTGAGGACGAACTGGACGAGAGAAGAAATCTCGGCTCTATATAACTCACCCCTTATGGATTTAGTGTACGCAGGTGCTACGGTTCACAGGAAATTCCACGATCCATCGGAAGTTCAATTGTGCACTCTCATGAACATTAAGTCTGGCGGATGTACCGAAGATTGTAAATACTGTGCACAAAGTAGTAGATATGACACAGGTGTCAAAGCAGAAAAGGTTGTCACCGTAGAACAGGTCATTTCAGAAGCTCGTTTAGCCAAAGAGAATGGCTCTACAAGATTCTGTATGGGTGCAGCTTGGCGTGATATGAAGGGCCGGAAAAGCGGTCTCAAGAGAATTGCCAATATGGTCAGCGAAGTTAATAAGCTTGGCTTAGAGAGCTGTGTTACTTTAGGAATGGTCAATGAAGAACAGATGAAAGAATTAAAGGATGCAGGGCTTACAGCATATAACCACAATGTCGATACCTCAAGGGAGTATTATCCAAGTGTGATATCAACACGTTCATATGATGAAAGACTTCAGACCATCGATAATGTTCGTAAATCCGGCGTTAGTGTCTGTTCTGGTGGAATTTTGGGTCTAGGTGAGTCCACTGAAGATCATATTGGATTCCTGCACACCTTGTCAACTATGCCAGAGCATCCTGAATCGGTCCCTGTAAACAAACTTGTGCCTATCAAAGGAACTCCATTGGGCGATAGACAGGCCCAGGAAATCCAACTTCCTTTTGACGCTGTCCTTCGAACAGTTGCTACAGCAAGATTGATTATGCCCAAGTCCATTATCAGACTAGCGGCTGGTAGGTATACCATGAAGGAGCAAGATCAAATGATGTGTTTCATGGCTGGTGCAAATGCCATATTTACAGGCAAGAAAATGCTCACTACCATGTGTAACGACTGGAATGATGACAAAACTATGCTATCTAAATGGGGAATGAAACCAATGAAGAGCTTTGAAAGGAAGATTAAAAATGCAGAAAAGCTGTCTCTATAGTGTTCGTTAAGAttacaaaatatatataaataatttccATGATAATTAAAACTAAACAGAGATACGTTCCACTGGGTATAGTATAATTATGATGTATATGCCTTAGTTTCTAGCAACTTAGCACCAAAAGGAGACGATAAGCCAAACTTGAAAGCAAAAGACACTACCAATTGCCATATACTGCCTTGTCGCCTATCGTTCTTCGAACGCTTCATAATTAAGCTAATTATCTTGAGAGCCAATTTGATTTCCGGCATACATTTTTCCAAAAGCTGTGGCTGTCTTCGTAGTGACGAATAGAGTacttcaagagcagctaCCAAAAAGTGGTTGTACTGAATTTCACAAGAGTTATAAAAATCAGTATTAAAATAAAGTCGCCCTAGCTCTCGTATACACTCGCATGCAGTAGTAATGGCCGGAACAACATACAGATCATCATTACACGATTGGTAGATGTTCAAAAGTATCAAGTTCGACTTCAGGTAGATTATCCACttcaattttcttgatcCGTGAGGCGAAGGCTGAGATGGCAGCTCTTTCAAACTCAACTCAGGCGGTAACGATGATTTCCACCTTTCCATCAAATAGATGAGATACTGAACGTTATCACGTTTAGCATGGGCATCAGATGATTTAACTCCTAACATCTCAGTGGCAAGTGATGGATCATCTGTCTGTTTCTGTATCGCTTCGAGAACTTTGCCTGACAGCTTGCTGTAATGAATCATATAATTAAGATGCATTGCTCGGAACAGGTCATCTTCAGAAGCTCCTGAGTCCAAGTTCACAGACCCAAAGCTCTGCGGCATCTTTTGGTCAATATCCTCATCGTGAAGGATGAATGGACGCTTGGTATAAATCGAAAGTCGACGGTCCATGACATATAAGCACCAAAATATAAGTCTAGAGTGTTCTCGCCGTTCAGCATCCGGAACCATTCTTTCCAAATCCTTGGACCTATAAAGTCCCAGCTCTAAAGCCTGGATACTCGCAAATCCTACGGTTCGATAGGCCAGTGTGCCCATATCGCTATGAAACTGAAATTGATgtatcagaagaagatgtaCTACAGCCTCTATCGTACCTTTTCCTGAAATCAATTGCCTTTCAACTTTAGAGAGAACGTCTTCGTACAACTTTTTGCCAGCGGATTGGTCGACGCCTGTCATAGTTGTGCCAATAGCgataattattttaatattcAGCCAGTCgttctctctctcttctaAAAAAGTCCGGTGTGTAGCGTAGTACTTATAAATGTCATCAAATTTCTTCTCAAGCTCACCTACAGCAAATATTGGATACAAGCAATTAACTTCAGAGTCATAAGCCTCGATGCTCTTATGTGCGTTCAGATAACTAATTCCGTACAAATGGGTGGATTCCAACTCAGCTGAGAACCCGGATATTGGAAAGTCGTCTTTGAGGTCCATTAGCAAAGCATGAGATGCTAGTGATAATGGTGCGTAGCCGAGCTCATCAGGGAGAAAGAGTCTCTCCCCAGACCTGCCAGGGAACAGTGCTCCTAAGCCTTCATCGCTAGATGAGTCATAACTCGCATTCCTCTGTGCACTATAGCTGTCCGtataattattttgaatattagtactttgctgctgttgctgttgttgctgttgctgtgaCTGTGACTGCAGTGAGCTGTTTCGTGGTCGTTGAATGTTAGCgaaatcaccagcatcataAGGGAGACGAGTTGGCTCAAACAAGTTGTTTACCTCTTGAAGAGACGTCACTGGTAATAGCAGGGGTTTATTGTTGGGTCCTAGCCAGCTATCGACAAAATTGGCCTCAAATGAGCCATTCCCGTACATGTTCATATTGTCTTCGTCGCTAAGAGGTGTTCCCCTGTCAGAGGTTAAACTGGTTCGTCTAAGTTCATCAGTTGCCTGGAACCCACTAGGACTAGGCATGATGTCTGAACCCAGCTTACTATTGGAGCCGCTAGGTGATGCTCTGTTATATTCATTTGCAGATGATTGGCTTCGGTCCACCGCATGCTGTACAAACGAACTAATATGGTCAACAGGAAGCTTCCTTAGTCCAGACTCCGTGTCCAACTTGACACTCTTCTGTGGGTGCTCCTTGATTGGATAAATACATTGAAGCTTTTGATTTGTACACCTCTGACATGGAGTGTTTCCATTACACTTAGAATTAGGTTAGTCAAGCCTTTCTGCCAGGGCTACATGTGCCTCGACGCTCTGGTGAACATAGCCGCCAGTACCAAactcatcatcaacttAACATACTCTAATCTTTCTTCGCTTACATTCCAAACTAGAAACATGTTAGTTAGCCATAAACGCAATATTATCTGGtgaacaatttcaaagacaaacaaaaaagtaCAGAATCTTTCAAAGACACTTACCAAGCGCAGATAACATATTTactcctcttcctcctcttctccTTAACAGCCGCTGTCGGGGGAGAAACTGGATTCCTTAGATCCACTTTTGTGTTCCCAGACACCGACATTATTGCTAGACATTAGACTTGAGATAATTgttgaaataataaataataaagaaataaaaagaatttTGAACCGAACTGGGAGTTAGCTTCCAAGTTATATAGAGATCCCGGTTAAGATGCTACAATGCGTCTTGCATCTTAGGGCACGGTCTTATGTTTTAAGGTTTAGTGGAGAAGCGCCGCACTTACTCATGTTCGTTAAAAACAGTCAGCAACGTCCAAGCCCAGGCGGCCAGGGCGGAGCTCTGGATATAGCACAAGAATTAAACTCTGCCCTTCTGGGAAGGTAATCAAAAAACAGCGAGCAACATTGTTCATGAACGGAAATGACAATTAGGAAAACCAAGCTTTTCGCTTAAAGAGAATTGCGTTTGAAAAGTTGGGTAAGTTGTTGAATAATACTGTACGGCGTAAGAAACCAGCTTCAGACCGGAAGACGTTGCCGTAGTCGTTTTTGATCTAAATTACCACCAAAAGGGTCCACTTTCCTCTATTCGTCGCTTCCAATGGgataattttttattcttgaGTCATTTGCTCACTGGTGTATTCAACTGTGTTTTTTACATAGGCGAAATAATCATGATTGGGCCCTGCATTTCCAAAACTTTAATTCCAACTTTCGCCGTTATCAGACGTGATGATCTGCAACACATAAATTTATATGTATTAACGGCAAACTCAGACAGCATAGCCGAACCACTACGGGTTTACTTTTAGAGCTAGCTCTAACTTGGTCCAATCCTTGTTTAGGCATGTATGCCCTAGCCGACTGGCAGCATATACGACATGTTGAGTTTATGCTGGTACTCCTACAGATGATTATAGTTAGGGGTTTATCAATGCCGTTAAGGGCGTGACCTCCGTTTTCGGAGCGAAAGTTCTCCGCATTCTGGCAGAAAACGGCCCGGATTGTTCAAACTCCGCCCGACAATCACGTGCACTTGGATCGTTAGTGAATACCCCTGAGACATACAGTGTAACTGGGAGCGCATATGTACCCCTGTGACCGGCAAACGCCTAAATTTACACAAACCTAAATTTTCTAGTCTAACGGCAAAGGCCAGCTCCTACTCCTGATAGAACTGCTGGATAAACTAGATTATTGTAACTATAGAAGCGGCAATGGACAAATGATCAAGCGGCCGTGTTCatccgctgctgccgcttGGAGCAGCCACAGCTCCAGGTACGGTGTCCGAAATAACCTTAATATCTGAACTGTCACTATTCCAGCTAGATTGAGCAATAGATATTTGGTTGTTGTCGAGATCATATACCACATAAGCGCTTCTAAGGAAGCTGTCGCCCAAGAGATTATATCCGGATGATTGGGTATTGGGAAAGATACTCAGCACATAAGGTTTGGATCCCCCGGTCAGATTGAAGTCAGATGCAGGTATCGCGAGCTCCGATCCCTGAACAGTAATTGCTGCACCCGAAAAGTTGTAAGTAATACTCTTTGAAGGAATCTTATCTAAAAAGTAGGCTTCCTCGCTGTAATCATAAGTGGCGCCAAGATGGTTTGCAATTGACGAAACAGTATCTCTGGGCAAATATGTTAATGACGTACCAGAATCAAGAATTCCCCCAATGGCTGATGATTCCAAAGTTGCTCCATTGCTTGAGATACTGCTCAGGGTGACTTTAAACGAGGCATTATCGGTGATAGGGACGGTGTATAATTGGCCAATGTACTTTTCAGAATCAACTGCTCCAAATAGAAGTCCGCCTTCTGATACATCTAAGTCATCGAGATACAAAGAAAACACATTTCTGGCAATGTAGCCCTGGTCTACAAGACTCTGTGGAACATTCTTGTATCTAGTACTGGCCGATTCACCAGTCATTAAACCAATACCGAAAACAGCTGGGGACTCAGAACCTGTCGAGACAGTACCGAACTGCTGGTTGGTGATTGAAGCTCCATCAATTTTCAAAGTGTCTTGTGCCCAGTCTCCACTAGCTCTACCCGACACATATTGAATCTCGAAGTCATGGTTTAACAGCTTGTAAGTTGATGAATCCGCGGAGCTATATGAACTGTTTTGTCCAGACGACTTGGTGTAAACCCAGAGATCACTTGAGCCAGTATCAATCATGGCCTCCACAGTTTGAGCAGGTGTCCCAAGATCAAAAGTAGCTACatactgaaatatctgGTTTGCTAGTGGCGTGTCATAGTAGCCTGCCCTTTTCGAGAGCCTGTCTTCTTTAGGGACACTCTTGAGCTTTGTTTTCACGTAAAGGTAATCTTTAGTGCTAGGCGCTGCCACACTCGTAGCAAtcaagagagagagaataGCGGATGAGCaaaatttcatttttacCTGGTGGCTAGAAAAGTTTTCTATGAGAATAAAGACCATTTTATAGACTTGTCTATTCATGTTTAGGAAGGACGTTCTGAATATTTGAAACACAGGGGTTGTTGGTTGGTATGTATCAGTGACTACAAAGTGgattaatattataaatTTGTAAAAATGGAAAATAACTACAAGTTTCAAGTTTTCAATAAGCATTACCAGAAACGTAGCTCTTAACTTCAGATCTTCGTTGTTAGGTCAAATGTGAACATATAATTTATTGATTGTTACAGAGTGGACCTAAAGGTTGAATACCAGTCGGTGAGTGGCCCTCCCTATACGAGCCATGTGTAGTATATTGCGATAAATATCGAGGAACCGAGATTATACCTAACTGGTAGGCAAAGATTTTTGAGAATCTATAAGAGTTCAAAATTTCTTCTACTAGTTGTCAGCACCACTTGCTCCGCGTAAAATGGCACGAGCCTGGACAGCACCGAATCTACGTATCTAGGCAATGCTGTTTCATGTTGATCACGCACCATCTCATTAAGCTTTAGACAAAGCTGTCACGGCGTAACGTGCTGCTCCTGAAGATCGTATTTTCTTATAATCTGGGTCTGCTTATCTTGAAATTAGAGTTCTGACTAGCCGATCTGAAATGCAAGGAGATCTTCAAGAGGTAGTTTTTAAATTCAACATGTATAAGAATAAGATTGCAACGGGCACGCCGGAGAACCTTGATTGTAGTAAAATAAGTACTGAAAGTTTTCTCAGATCTGCCAAGGCGACCTTGCTTGGCCGTTAGTAGATTTTCAGAATCCTGCTTGTTCGTATACCTGTTACATTCCGAAACCGTCTCGGATATTCTTGTCGTCAATTCGAGCCTTCATTCCAAATTCTAATGCATTCCTACTGTTAAGCTAACTTTTCGCGAGTGCTAATTAATACTCGGAGGAAACCTTCTATGGTGATAACCTTCCTAAGAAAGATATAGAATAAATTTGATTGTTGTTATAGAAATGGATGTTATAGAAGTTAAGTTTCAATTTATAGACTTCGAGTTCTGGAACTCCCATGTCGCTTAAGCGTTGGGGGCAGGAACAGCGCCAGGAACAGTTCCAGAAATAATTTGAATATTGGAGTTAGCATTATTCCAACTGGCTTGAGCGATTGAGACTTCCTTGTTTTCCAAATCGTAAACAACGTAGGCGCTTCTCAAGAAACTGTCACCAAGCAGATTGTAACCCGAGGATTGAGTGTTGGGAAGAATGGGCAAGAAGTAAGGCTTAGTATTAGTCAGATGGATAGAAGAGGCAGGAACAGCAAGCTCAGAAGGAGGGATGGTGATAGTGGCTCCGGAAAAGTTGTAGACGATGGACTTGGAGGGAGGACTGTCGAAAAAGTAGGCTTTCTGCCTAGAGTCATAAGTAGCACCAAGGTAGCTAGCAATGGCCGAAACATCTGCCGAGGGAAGGAAAGTG
This window harbors:
- the TBF1 gene encoding Tbf1p (Telobox-containing general regulatory factor; binds TTAGGG repeats within subtelomeric anti-silencing regions (STARs), blocking silent chromatin propagation; binds majority of snoRNA gene promoters, required for full snoRNA expression; caps DSB flanked by long T2AG3 repeats and blocks checkpoint activation; GO_component: GO:0005694 - chromosome [Evidence IEA]; GO_component: GO:0000781 - chromosome, telomeric region [Evidence IEA,IEA]; GO_component: GO:0000784 - nuclear chromosome, telomeric region [Evidence IDA] [PMID 20513435]; GO_component: GO:0005634 - nucleus [Evidence IEA,IEA]; GO_component: GO:0005634 - nucleus [Evidence IDA] [PMID 11914276]; GO_function: GO:0003677 - DNA binding [Evidence IEA,IEA]; GO_function: GO:0000978 - RNA polymerase II core promoter proximal region sequence-specific DNA binding [Evidence IDA] [PMID 20513435]; GO_function: GO:0000982 - RNA polymerase II core promoter proximal region sequence-specific DNA binding transcription factor activity [Evidence IDA] [PMID 20513435]; GO_function: GO:0003682 - chromatin binding [Evidence IEA]; GO_function: GO:0043035 - chromatin insulator sequence binding [Evidence IDA] [PMID 11258704]; GO_function: GO:0042803 - protein homodimerization activity [Evidence IEA]; GO_function: GO:0043565 - sequence-specific DNA binding [Evidence IDA] [PMID 19111667]; GO_function: GO:0043565 - sequence-specific DNA binding [Evidence IDA] [PMID 19158363]; GO_function: GO:0042162 - telomeric DNA binding [Evidence IEA]; GO_function: GO:0042162 - telomeric DNA binding [Evidence IDA] [PMID 20513435]; GO_process: GO:0007049 - cell cycle [Evidence IEA]; GO_process: GO:0031936 - negative regulation of chromatin silencing [Evidence IDA] [PMID 11258704]; GO_process: GO:0032211 - negative regulation of telomere maintenance via telomerase [Evidence IGI] [PMID 16467854]; GO_process: GO:0006355 - regulation of transcription, DNA-templated [Evidence IEA]; GO_process: GO:0001015 - snoRNA transcription from an RNA polymerase II promoter [Evidence IDA,IMP] [PMID 20513435]; GO_process: GO:0010833 - telomere maintenance via telomere lengthening [Evidence IDA] [PMID 17917674]; GO_process: GO:0006351 - transcription, DNA-templated [Evidence IEA]) produces the protein MNFDNHSDGVDQHDPNSHPLSEQELIELIEKNASALQEQVEAASVAIVANDHVDSSENNHQLAQSNPQILGLDNNESDFRHPEKRPLDDVDNTLDQPDTKKHNKDYEEADKASDQARDEELKNAFSELNQKLAGEKPAEDTQPPLNPVGPQEDFSKLLEMNEADQLRFLTQHLQSVQESVGNDAETPAVTHSAFQPIEGEHSTTSLSEPKHIPGGSSETFATHVTLESSNVDPLISKAQEATQTTTASATAKKSDMTIENLAVDKALVGETEEEPVITGISKGAKPNGDSDDILVVDSRDLGEEDKEAKILIRVGALTVIGSLATQILDLLLGKNSYQDTLNIVTQPKSNRGIAYSMLLDIFQRTKLVFSDEQFLSSSIEGLDNTSRSTKQIVQRANLVTFLAAVFGSIEVGFYHLNEYFLETFVPENGKLLKPLASLFLDLKTQAYISALGQNEKSKTDVLNDLFPENLEQVLYSFRPDRKSLSPSEEEFITKCKRRRSRLESEESSETLAQTYQWLSFLKELTEYTGKAHNQVAQVYNGNSGATLPIVTQGISAGATVNSGSESITTSKKPIVQVWNSHGTQPSTAFPARPDNMLNSTSNQGTESDESNYSDSLMAYKAARKLMASNSTTSFNEKPENSSPSTVPGKTGSIVYARRPWTNEEEEALIQGLDAVDGPYWSQILELYGPGGSISEVLKDRNQVQLKDKARNLKIFFLKSGIPVPRSFQYVTGDINARSQAHKKTKEKRKGGEASDTPPGTITPNKNSNQPTPQSQVDSSRTEAISHAPSWPSSSDETGVDPILFPASPAANRPPPDTDPKPTSPETTVEFNSSQILQNDNVSETNVNAVDDFHSDNKSRQAEESTTMVAGGDDASNLEQLLQRVGEFISREGDQ
- the BIO2 gene encoding biotin synthase (Biotin synthase; catalyzes the conversion of dethiobiotin to biotin, which is the last step of the biotin biosynthesis pathway; complements E. coli bioB mutant; GO_component: GO:0005739 - mitochondrion [Evidence IEA,IEA]; GO_component: GO:0005739 - mitochondrion [Evidence IDA] [PMID 14562095]; GO_function: GO:0051537 - 2 iron, 2 sulfur cluster binding [Evidence IEA]; GO_function: GO:0051539 - 4 iron, 4 sulfur cluster binding [Evidence IEA]; GO_function: GO:0004076 - biotin synthase activity [Evidence IEA,IEA]; GO_function: GO:0004076 - biotin synthase activity [Evidence IMP] [PMID 10525840]; GO_function: GO:0003824 - catalytic activity [Evidence IEA]; GO_function: GO:0051536 - iron-sulfur cluster binding [Evidence IEA,IEA]; GO_function: GO:0046872 - metal ion binding [Evidence IEA]; GO_function: GO:0016740 - transferase activity [Evidence IEA]; GO_process: GO:0009102 - biotin biosynthetic process [Evidence IEA,IEA,IEA]; GO_process: GO:0009102 - biotin biosynthetic process [Evidence IMP] [PMID 10525840]); translation: MIGRLSKGVLSSSHHAIALFHTGIPAFHSVSTTVTAGSSALNETIVPPATTSSDLSTLLQNVRDNTKVRTNWTREEISALYNSPLMDLVYAGATVHRKFHDPSEVQLCTLMNIKSGGCTEDCKYCAQSSRYDTGVKAEKVVTVEQVISEARLAKENGSTRFCMGAAWRDMKGRKSGLKRIANMVSEVNKLGLESCVTLGMVNEEQMKELKDAGLTAYNHNVDTSREYYPSVISTRSYDERLQTIDNVRKSGVSVCSGGILGLGESTEDHIGFLHTLSTMPEHPESVPVNKLVPIKGTPLGDRQAQEIQLPFDAVLRTVATARLIMPKSIIRLAAGRYTMKEQDQMMCFMAGANAIFTGKKMLTTMCNDWNDDKTMLSKWGMKPMKSFERKIKNAEKLSL